The Paenibacillus sp. MBLB1832 genome has a window encoding:
- a CDS encoding ABC transporter ATP-binding protein produces the protein MAIATNPKVVLSVNNLKKSIKNKEIIKGISFDVYAGEIFGFLGPNGSGKTTTIRMLVDLIRPTEGTIHICGHDVHKEHNQAMSKVGCIVENPELYSYLTGWENLEHFARMLPDVDEKRIQEVVDIVAMDGRIHDKVRTYSLGMRQRLGIAQALLGRPSLLILDEPTNGLDPQGIKEMREFIQRLAAEGLSLFVSSHLLSELQQMCHRVAIISHGEVIKVGAVDELIAQGGKVVWTVSPGDEMIPILQTSEHVAAYQDVAIESQTNLPSTVKQFSTQMNQADIPKLSRILFEKGISIYAVEIKNPTLEDLFLQLTEGERIE, from the coding sequence ATGGCCATTGCAACGAATCCTAAGGTCGTTCTTTCTGTGAACAACCTCAAGAAAAGCATTAAAAATAAAGAGATTATCAAAGGTATTTCCTTTGATGTCTATGCAGGTGAGATTTTTGGTTTTCTGGGACCGAACGGTTCTGGTAAAACAACGACGATACGTATGCTCGTTGACTTGATACGCCCAACGGAAGGGACGATTCACATTTGTGGACATGACGTCCATAAAGAACATAATCAAGCGATGAGCAAAGTCGGCTGTATCGTGGAGAATCCTGAGTTGTACTCTTATTTGACGGGCTGGGAGAACCTTGAGCATTTTGCCCGCATGCTGCCTGACGTAGATGAGAAACGAATCCAGGAAGTTGTCGATATTGTTGCGATGGATGGGCGTATTCATGATAAAGTCCGAACATATTCATTGGGCATGCGCCAACGGTTAGGTATTGCACAAGCGCTGCTGGGGCGACCAAGTTTATTGATTTTGGACGAGCCTACGAATGGCTTGGATCCGCAAGGGATCAAAGAAATGAGAGAGTTTATACAACGATTAGCAGCGGAGGGGCTTAGTTTATTCGTGTCAAGTCATCTATTAAGTGAATTACAGCAAATGTGTCATCGTGTTGCGATTATTTCGCACGGTGAAGTCATCAAGGTAGGGGCTGTAGACGAACTAATTGCCCAAGGGGGCAAAGTCGTGTGGACGGTATCGCCAGGGGATGAGATGATACCTATTCTTCAAACTTCCGAGCATGTCGCAGCCTATCAAGATGTAGCGATTGAATCGCAAACGAACTTGCCATCCACAGTCAAACAATTTTCGACCCAAATGAACCAAGCGGATATACCTAAATTGAGCCGAATTTTATTTGAAAAAGGGATTTCAATATATGCGGTGGAAATAAAAAATCCGACGCTCGAGGATTTATTTTTGCAATTGACCGAAGGTGAACGAATCGAGTAG
- the parE gene encoding DNA topoisomerase IV subunit B: MAEQLEIANGKAPAPSSNYEADDIQVLEGLVAVRKRPGMYIGSTSSSGLHHLIWEIVDNAVDEHLAKHCSKINVTIHKDQSITVHDNGRGIPTGMHKTGVPTPQVVFTILHAGGKFGGSGYKKSGGLHGVGASVTNALSEWLEVEINRDGKVHKMRFEYWVDEKGIEHVGEPVTGLEVVGNTNRTGTKVTFKPDKRVFQGGTTINYDTLAERLQEIAFLNSGLQVNLKDERTDKVDVFQYEGGASQFVAFLNEEKTVLHPVIHFAAEKDEIEVEVALQYNDGYTETIASFVNSIPTRGGGTHETGFKTAYTRVMNEYARKGGILKEKDKNLDGTDLREGMMVVINIKMGDVEFVGQTKDQLGSAVARSAVDAVVSDKMTVFLEENPQIAQMMLKKAVQASKAREAARKAREEIRSGKKGKSESSNLNGKLTPAQSKDLQRNELFIVEGDSAGGSAKQGRDSKHQAILPLKGKPMNPEKAKLLDILKNEEYKAIISAIGAGVGSEFESEETNYGKIIIMTDADTDGAHIQVLLLTFFYRYMKPLIDSGRVYIAQPPLYKVTRKGKGGGHKYAWTDDQLQAVVKELGKNSELQRYKGLGEMNPDQLWETTMNPESRTLLQVQIEDAAKAERRVTTLMGDKVDPRKRWIIENVDFTEYVE; the protein is encoded by the coding sequence ATGGCTGAGCAGCTAGAAATTGCGAATGGGAAAGCCCCAGCTCCATCGTCGAATTATGAAGCGGACGATATTCAAGTCTTAGAAGGACTAGTTGCGGTTCGTAAACGACCTGGGATGTATATCGGCAGCACCAGTTCGTCAGGTTTACATCATCTGATTTGGGAGATTGTCGATAACGCCGTCGATGAGCATTTAGCAAAGCATTGTTCCAAAATTAATGTTACGATACATAAAGATCAATCGATTACAGTCCATGATAATGGACGCGGTATTCCTACGGGGATGCACAAAACTGGTGTTCCCACGCCGCAGGTCGTCTTTACGATCTTGCATGCGGGCGGGAAGTTTGGCGGATCTGGTTATAAGAAATCAGGCGGTCTCCATGGTGTAGGCGCTTCCGTAACGAATGCCCTTTCGGAGTGGTTGGAAGTCGAGATTAACCGTGACGGCAAAGTGCACAAGATGCGCTTTGAGTACTGGGTCGATGAGAAGGGGATCGAGCATGTTGGCGAGCCTGTAACAGGACTTGAAGTGGTTGGTAATACGAATCGCACAGGAACCAAAGTTACGTTCAAGCCTGATAAACGTGTGTTTCAAGGCGGTACAACGATCAATTACGATACATTAGCGGAGCGTCTGCAGGAAATAGCCTTTTTGAACTCTGGGCTGCAAGTGAATTTGAAGGACGAGCGGACAGATAAAGTCGATGTGTTCCAATACGAAGGCGGAGCGAGTCAATTCGTTGCTTTTCTGAATGAAGAGAAGACGGTGCTTCATCCTGTCATTCATTTTGCCGCTGAGAAGGATGAAATTGAAGTTGAAGTCGCCTTGCAATACAATGACGGTTATACGGAGACGATTGCATCCTTCGTTAACTCGATTCCTACCCGAGGCGGCGGTACCCATGAAACGGGTTTCAAGACGGCCTATACACGCGTGATGAATGAATATGCCCGTAAAGGGGGCATTCTCAAAGAAAAGGACAAAAACCTCGACGGAACGGATCTCCGAGAAGGTATGATGGTTGTCATCAATATCAAAATGGGCGATGTGGAGTTCGTCGGCCAAACGAAGGATCAACTAGGAAGCGCAGTTGCACGTAGTGCTGTGGACGCGGTTGTTTCGGATAAGATGACGGTTTTCCTCGAAGAAAATCCGCAAATCGCGCAAATGATGCTCAAGAAGGCCGTACAAGCATCCAAAGCCCGAGAAGCCGCGCGCAAAGCTCGTGAGGAGATTCGCAGCGGTAAGAAAGGGAAGAGCGAGAGCTCGAACCTGAACGGGAAATTAACTCCTGCACAATCCAAGGATTTGCAGCGTAATGAGCTGTTTATCGTGGAAGGCGATTCCGCTGGGGGTTCAGCCAAGCAAGGACGAGATTCGAAGCATCAAGCGATTCTGCCATTGAAAGGCAAGCCGATGAATCCGGAGAAGGCGAAGTTGCTCGATATTTTAAAAAATGAAGAGTATAAAGCGATTATCTCAGCCATTGGTGCAGGCGTAGGATCTGAATTTGAATCGGAAGAGACGAATTACGGCAAGATTATTATTATGACGGATGCTGATACGGATGGTGCGCACATTCAAGTTCTGTTGCTGACCTTCTTCTATCGCTACATGAAGCCGCTGATTGACTCCGGTCGCGTATATATCGCACAGCCGCCGCTATACAAAGTAACGCGCAAAGGAAAAGGCGGAGGTCATAAATATGCTTGGACGGATGACCAGCTGCAAGCGGTAGTCAAAGAATTAGGGAAAAACAGTGAACTGCAGCGTTATAAAGGTCTTGGCGAGATGAATCCAGACCAGCTGTGGGAAACAACGATGAATCCAGAGAGCCGAACACTGCTTCAAGTCCAAATTGAAGATGCGGCCAAAGCAGAACGGCGTGTAACAACCTTGATGGGAGACAAAGTCGATCCCCGCAAGCGTTGGATTATCGAGAATGTGGATTTTACCGAATATGTTGAGTAG
- a CDS encoding ABC transporter permease has translation MRGLYDLVKNEMIKMIKKKRFYVILLILLALIPMFTYAQMRVAQHTQKQFGTTDWKADQRQKIADWEKRLGSARTPDEWKQQLRVQIQIANYYLEKDVNPSSPNAVTFTREFVKNAVGLFIPLIIMVISADIVSSEHSTGTIKLLLTRPVRRWKILLSKLITVIFFTSLTVLATGLTCYLISGVVFGYNGWSMPVFTGIQLKGTDVDFSYVRAVDQWFFLLMEFGLVWFTAIVVAIMSLMLSVLIRSTAAGMGVMLAVLISGTILSNMVSSWETAKYLFMVNLDLTKYLTGGIPPIEGMDLSFSLSVLSVWTAAALIVSFTVFSRKDILN, from the coding sequence ATGAGGGGTCTCTATGATTTAGTGAAAAATGAAATGATCAAAATGATCAAGAAGAAGCGATTTTACGTAATCTTGCTAATTCTGCTTGCTTTAATTCCGATGTTCACTTATGCTCAAATGCGAGTTGCTCAACATACCCAGAAGCAATTTGGGACGACAGACTGGAAAGCGGATCAACGGCAAAAAATTGCCGACTGGGAGAAACGCCTTGGTTCCGCGCGAACGCCAGACGAATGGAAGCAGCAGCTGCGTGTTCAAATTCAGATTGCGAACTATTATTTGGAAAAAGACGTGAATCCAAGTTCGCCGAATGCGGTTACATTTACGCGTGAATTCGTTAAAAATGCGGTTGGCCTCTTCATTCCTTTAATTATTATGGTGATTTCGGCGGATATCGTATCATCTGAGCATTCTACGGGGACTATTAAATTATTGTTGACAAGACCGGTCAGGCGTTGGAAAATTCTATTGAGTAAATTAATTACCGTGATCTTCTTCACTTCGCTGACTGTTTTGGCAACAGGATTGACCTGTTATTTGATTTCTGGGGTCGTTTTCGGCTATAACGGATGGAGCATGCCTGTATTTACAGGCATCCAACTAAAAGGTACAGATGTAGATTTTAGCTATGTGCGAGCAGTAGACCAATGGTTCTTCCTCCTGATGGAGTTCGGGCTTGTCTGGTTCACAGCCATCGTAGTGGCGATCATGTCGCTCATGCTTTCTGTACTCATTCGTTCAACCGCAGCAGGTATGGGGGTCATGCTTGCCGTATTAATATCTGGAACCATTCTTTCGAACATGGTTTCATCATGGGAAACCGCCAAATATTTATTTATGGTCAATCTGGATTTAACGAAATATTTAACAGGCGGCATTCCACCCATTGAAGGGATGGATTTATCGTTCTCCCTCAGTGTATTAAGTGTATGGACTGCGGCAGCACTGATCGTATCCTTCACGGTGTTCTCCCGGAAAGATATTTTAAACTAG
- a CDS encoding ABC transporter ATP-binding protein yields the protein MSSQAKQAESAPNSDSQQGQRFVYQDDELIEKPFDWGQLKRLFSYMKPYRKQLLPIIIIMMLVGAITKLTVPLLIRVAIDDAIIPKKTNLLVLIVGIMLSVYIVQWLANTFRIKYTNMIGQRVIYDLRHDLFSHIQKLSFRFFDTRPAGSVLVRVTNYVNSLQDLFTNGVVNLLIDVVQLVGIIVILLTFNFKLGASIIVTVPIMFIVSTKLRTKIRRAWQDLTMKQSRLNAHLNECIQGIRVTQGYTQEKENISFFTKMNMTNRLSWNRASLLNQSFGPLIEITGAIGYCILFWLGAHLIQTEEISVGLLVAFATYIGYFWEPITRLGQMYSQLLIAMASAERIFEFIDEKPTVAEIEGAKDLPQVQGNVKFKDLVFEYEPGRPALNGINLDVTAGQSIALVGHTGSGKSTIMNLLCRFYDPNQGHIEIDGQNIKEVSIQSLRSQIGVVLQDTFIFSGTIRDNIRFGRLDATDEEIEEVAKAVHAHDFISQLPLGYETEVQERGNVLSMGQRQLISFARALLANPRVLILDEATASIDTDTELKIQEALKILLAGRTSFIVAHRLSTIRNADKIVVLDHGRMMEIGNHDELMREQKIYYGLIQAQYKFLQDAV from the coding sequence TTGAGTTCACAAGCGAAGCAAGCTGAGTCAGCACCTAATTCAGATTCGCAACAAGGGCAACGGTTCGTCTATCAGGACGATGAGTTGATCGAGAAGCCTTTTGACTGGGGCCAATTAAAGCGCTTGTTCAGTTATATGAAGCCGTATCGGAAACAGCTGCTGCCCATCATTATCATCATGATGCTCGTTGGCGCCATTACGAAGCTAACCGTTCCGTTACTCATTCGCGTTGCGATTGATGATGCCATTATTCCGAAAAAGACCAATCTTCTCGTCCTTATTGTCGGCATTATGCTAAGCGTCTATATTGTGCAATGGCTTGCAAATACATTTCGTATTAAATACACGAACATGATCGGACAGCGCGTCATTTATGATTTGCGCCATGATTTGTTCAGTCATATTCAAAAGCTTTCCTTCCGCTTCTTTGATACGCGGCCCGCAGGATCCGTACTTGTTCGTGTCACGAATTATGTGAACTCACTCCAAGATTTGTTTACGAACGGTGTCGTCAACTTGTTAATCGATGTGGTTCAACTGGTCGGGATTATCGTCATTCTGCTTACGTTTAACTTCAAGCTAGGGGCTTCAATTATCGTTACCGTGCCGATTATGTTCATCGTATCCACGAAGCTGCGTACCAAAATCCGCCGCGCCTGGCAGGACCTAACCATGAAGCAGTCTCGCTTGAATGCGCATTTGAACGAATGTATTCAAGGGATTCGAGTGACACAAGGGTACACGCAAGAGAAAGAGAATATTTCCTTTTTTACAAAAATGAATATGACCAATCGCTTATCGTGGAATCGCGCGTCCTTGCTGAATCAATCTTTTGGTCCGCTTATCGAAATTACAGGCGCGATCGGGTATTGCATCTTGTTCTGGCTAGGCGCGCATCTCATTCAAACAGAGGAAATTTCAGTCGGTTTGCTTGTCGCATTTGCCACCTACATCGGCTATTTCTGGGAACCGATTACGCGGCTCGGTCAAATGTATTCACAGCTCTTGATTGCGATGGCTTCGGCAGAGCGGATTTTCGAATTTATTGACGAGAAGCCGACTGTTGCTGAGATCGAAGGGGCTAAGGATTTGCCGCAAGTACAGGGGAATGTGAAGTTCAAAGACCTTGTGTTTGAATATGAGCCTGGCCGCCCAGCGCTAAACGGGATCAATTTAGATGTGACCGCAGGTCAATCAATTGCCTTAGTTGGTCATACCGGTTCAGGGAAAAGCACGATTATGAACCTCTTATGCCGCTTCTATGATCCAAATCAAGGCCATATCGAGATTGATGGGCAAAATATTAAGGAAGTTAGCATCCAGAGTCTTCGCTCTCAGATCGGTGTCGTTTTGCAAGATACGTTCATCTTCTCGGGCACGATTCGCGATAATATTCGCTTCGGACGTTTGGATGCGACGGATGAAGAGATTGAAGAAGTGGCTAAGGCCGTCCACGCACATGACTTTATCTCGCAGCTGCCGCTGGGCTATGAAACGGAAGTGCAGGAGCGAGGCAACGTGCTTTCCATGGGGCAGCGGCAGCTGATTTCCTTTGCCAGAGCGCTGCTGGCGAATCCGCGCGTGCTCATCTTAGATGAGGCTACGGCGAGTATTGACACGGATACAGAGCTCAAAATTCAGGAAGCGCTCAAAATACTTCTCGCGGGACGCACATCTTTCATCGTGGCACATCGCCTGTCAACGATCCGAAATGCGGATAAAATCGTCGTACTTGACCACGGTCGAATGATGGAAATCGGCAACCATGATGAGCTCATGAGGGAACAGAAGATTTATTATGGCTTAATTCAAGCGCAATATAAGTTTTTGCAAGATGCCGTATAG
- a CDS encoding ABC transporter ATP-binding protein, producing the protein MDVFRQLKPYFWPEKKLLFGAIACLAIATALGLVYPNLLRYLIDEVITKKRFDLVPRLALIVVIVVSMKGLFQFLHGLCGGRLGNRVAYHLRNAMYNKLQYLSFQYYDQARTGDLMSRLTADLEAIRQFIGFGFAQLLNVMLMLVFGMGMMFSINWKLALLTMISMPFLAFTAVRFEGKIHPAFRMVRQSLSSMTTAVQENITGVRTVKSFAREPHEVTKFAARNEDYKSMNIGSAGIWAKYFPIMEILANLSVVILLGAGGYMVIQDTITLGELVACFSLIWYIIGPMWGLGFHINNFTQTKASGEKILDVLHHYMHVKDGENAAPVTKVDGHVRFDHVTFAYPEKQPALYDFNLDAPPGSVIGLLGSTGSGKTTVISLLMRAYNVKEGKVMLDGKDIRSLQLESYRSQISTVFQETFLFSSTIRNNIAYGCKDVSMDEIIRAAKLAKAHNFISELPEGYDTVVGERGLGLSGGQKQRIAIARALIKDPKILVLDDATSAVDMETEHEIQAGFKEVMAGRTTFIIAHRISSLKHADEIIVLDKGRIIQRGTHQELLQQEGIYRQTYEIQYSDGPRQAENQAAAAREEAPISEGIEADPNSIKISLNSERRLAH; encoded by the coding sequence GTGGATGTATTCAGGCAACTGAAGCCATATTTTTGGCCAGAGAAAAAACTGTTATTTGGTGCTATTGCTTGCTTAGCGATAGCAACAGCACTTGGCTTGGTGTATCCGAATTTGCTGCGGTATTTGATTGATGAAGTCATTACCAAGAAGCGATTTGACCTCGTGCCTCGATTAGCTTTAATTGTTGTCATTGTCGTTTCAATGAAAGGGCTGTTTCAGTTTCTGCACGGTTTATGCGGGGGGCGTTTGGGTAATCGTGTTGCCTACCATCTGCGTAATGCGATGTACAACAAATTGCAATACTTGTCGTTCCAATACTACGATCAAGCGAGAACGGGCGATTTGATGTCGAGGCTGACGGCTGATTTAGAGGCCATTCGACAATTCATCGGTTTCGGATTTGCTCAATTACTAAATGTCATGTTGATGCTCGTGTTTGGCATGGGGATGATGTTCTCGATCAATTGGAAGCTAGCCTTGCTAACGATGATTTCGATGCCGTTTCTCGCGTTTACGGCGGTGCGATTTGAGGGCAAGATTCATCCCGCATTCCGGATGGTTCGTCAATCGCTAAGTTCTATGACAACGGCCGTTCAAGAGAATATTACAGGTGTTCGCACTGTCAAATCGTTTGCCCGCGAACCTCATGAAGTCACTAAATTTGCTGCACGAAATGAAGATTACAAATCGATGAATATCGGGTCCGCTGGCATCTGGGCGAAGTATTTCCCCATCATGGAAATTCTAGCGAATCTAAGTGTAGTTATCCTGCTCGGCGCTGGCGGTTACATGGTCATCCAAGACACGATTACTCTTGGGGAATTAGTCGCATGCTTCTCACTGATTTGGTACATAATCGGACCGATGTGGGGTCTAGGCTTCCATATTAACAACTTCACGCAAACGAAAGCTTCTGGAGAGAAAATTTTGGATGTTCTTCATCACTATATGCATGTTAAAGATGGCGAGAACGCTGCTCCTGTTACGAAAGTTGATGGTCATGTCCGGTTTGATCATGTCACCTTTGCTTATCCAGAGAAACAGCCTGCATTATATGATTTCAATTTGGATGCGCCTCCAGGCTCCGTTATCGGGCTTCTAGGAAGCACGGGTTCAGGGAAAACAACGGTGATCTCCTTGCTCATGCGAGCTTACAACGTGAAGGAAGGCAAGGTCATGCTCGATGGCAAAGACATTCGCTCCTTACAGCTTGAAAGCTACCGCAGTCAAATTTCAACCGTGTTCCAAGAAACGTTCTTATTCTCGTCAACCATTCGCAACAATATTGCGTATGGCTGCAAAGATGTATCGATGGACGAAATTATTCGGGCTGCCAAGCTCGCGAAAGCGCATAACTTTATCTCGGAGTTGCCAGAAGGCTATGACACGGTTGTTGGTGAGCGTGGCCTAGGCTTATCAGGCGGGCAGAAACAGCGGATCGCGATTGCTAGAGCGTTAATTAAAGATCCGAAAATTCTCGTGCTTGACGATGCAACAAGTGCTGTTGATATGGAAACGGAGCATGAGATTCAAGCTGGATTCAAAGAGGTTATGGCGGGCCGTACAACGTTCATCATCGCCCACCGTATCTCTTCCCTAAAGCATGCCGATGAAATCATTGTGCTCGATAAAGGGCGAATTATTCAACGCGGCACGCATCAAGAGCTGTTGCAGCAAGAGGGCATATATCGCCAGACCTATGAGATTCAATATTCCGATGGGCCACGACAAGCCGAGAATCAAGCGGCAGCGGCACGTGAGGAAGCACCGATCTCTGAAGGTATCGAAGCTGATCCCAATTCAATCAAGATCTCCTTGAATTCAGAAAGAAGGTTAGCACATTGA
- a CDS encoding GDSL-type esterase/lipase family protein produces MKSSRYIWGAIGLTASISTIVFAVGFAYAANQIWFPKASSELQLATAAPTKPSVIEQGNKLQIVALGDSLTAGTGDSTGKGYVGRVREKLEKESGKPTFVLNNLAIPGYKSDQLLTDLALKKTQDALAQADIILLTIGGNDIFAGGDGLFKGENQTEFNPEAAEKRVDPALAKMDKIIAAINKANPKATLLYIGLYHPFLDLDPSRVGSLTVQRWNNGVFKLTNQFPQMLIVPTYDLFEQNLIKYLSPADHFHPNGDGYERIADRIVQILK; encoded by the coding sequence TTGAAATCTTCACGCTACATCTGGGGTGCAATTGGTTTAACTGCATCCATATCGACCATTGTTTTCGCTGTTGGCTTCGCTTACGCGGCGAATCAAATATGGTTTCCCAAAGCTTCGAGCGAGCTGCAGCTTGCAACAGCTGCGCCAACAAAGCCCTCTGTTATCGAGCAGGGCAATAAATTGCAGATTGTCGCGCTGGGCGACTCTTTGACAGCAGGAACTGGCGACAGTACGGGGAAAGGCTACGTTGGCCGCGTCCGTGAGAAGCTCGAGAAGGAAAGCGGCAAGCCGACGTTCGTGTTGAACAATCTGGCAATCCCAGGCTACAAAAGTGATCAATTGCTTACTGATCTGGCTTTAAAGAAAACGCAAGATGCGCTTGCTCAGGCGGATATTATTTTGCTTACTATTGGCGGAAATGATATTTTTGCAGGCGGCGATGGACTTTTCAAAGGAGAGAATCAAACGGAATTCAACCCTGAAGCAGCTGAAAAAAGGGTAGATCCTGCCCTAGCGAAAATGGACAAGATCATCGCTGCCATTAACAAAGCGAACCCGAAAGCTACGCTCTTATATATCGGCTTATACCACCCTTTTTTAGACTTAGATCCATCGCGAGTAGGATCGTTGACGGTCCAACGCTGGAATAACGGTGTGTTTAAACTCACCAATCAATTTCCGCAGATGCTGATTGTTCCTACTTACGACCTATTTGAACAGAATTTGATCAAATATTTGTCGCCAGCTGATCATTTCCATCCGAATGGTGATGGCTATGAGCGAATTGCTGATCGGATTGTGCAAATTTTAAAATAG